One genomic segment of Hordeum vulgare subsp. vulgare chromosome 2H, MorexV3_pseudomolecules_assembly, whole genome shotgun sequence includes these proteins:
- the LOC123430977 gene encoding probable xyloglucan endotransglucosylase/hydrolase protein 12 produces MVSSGRALLLVAVAATAVGLAGASFRDNCDIKWNPENAAFSEDGHGLTMSLKSNSSGCLLQTKKQFIYGSVSTLIKLVPGNSAGTVTTYYTSSVGADHDEIDFEFLGNETGQPYTLHTNVFADGVGKKEMQFVPWFDPTADFHAYTISWTPCMIVWYVDDVPIRVFRNYRDKGIAYPIKRPMFGYSSIWSAEDWATQGGRVKADWSKAPFVAGYRDMVLDVCPCDGSDSCVYGCAGAFGHGGRQQNCAGLTDEQRGKMLWLQKYHRIYDYCVDYRDNKKPGPECSLPQY; encoded by the exons ATGGTGAGCTCGGGGAGGGCGCTCCTCCTTGTGGCGGTGGCGGCGACGGCCGTCGGCCTGGCCGGTGCGAGCTTCCGGGACAACTGCGACATCAAGTGGAACCCCGAGAACGCGGCCTTCTCCGAGGACGGCCACGGCCTGACCATGTCCCTGAAGAGCAACTCCTCCGGCTGCTTGTTGCAGACGAAGAAGCAGTTCATCTACGGCAGCGTGTCCACCCTCATCAAGCTCGTCCCGGGGAACTCGGCGGGCACCGTCACCACATACTAC ACATCGTCTGTGGGGGCTGACCATGACGAGATCGACTTCGAGTTCCTGGGGAACGAGACGGGGCAGCCCTACACGCTGCACACCAACGTTTTCGCCGACGGCGTGGGCAAGAAGGAGATGCAGTTCGTGCCGTGGTTCGACCCCACGGCCGACTTCCACGCCTACACCATCTCCTGGACGCCGTGCATGATCGTCTGGTACGTGGACGACGTCCCCATCCGGGTGTTCCGCAACTACCGTGACAAGGGCATTGCCTACCCGATCAAGCGGCCCATGTTCGGCTACTCCAGCATCTGGTCGGCGGAGGACTGGGCCACGCAGGGCGGCCGCGTCAAGGCCGACTGGTCCAAGGCGCCCTTCGTCGCCGGCTACCGCGACATGGTCCTCGACGTCTGTCCCTGCGACGGAAGCGACTCCTGCGTCTACGGCTGCGCCGGGGCCTTCGGCCACGGCGGGCGGCAGCAGAACTGCGCCGGCCTCACCGACGAGCAGCGGGGCAAGATGCTGTGGCTGCAGAAATATCACAGGATCTACGACTACTGCGTCGACTACAGGGACAACAAGAAGCCCGGCCCAGAGTGCAGCCTGCCGCAGTACTGA
- the LOC123428052 gene encoding probable inactive UDP-arabinopyranose mutase 2 isoform X2, protein MRTAPTLLALTLDAALLRIATLRDLSRLPDHILVDLFRRTLSAGKLTEKVLKLFLATDCEEIILLVQLLNIKQPLIPVLPTSMPLIFQDSEVDIVIAALQPNLTSFFQAWQPFFSRFDIIVVKDPELAADLQIPSGFNVKVYTKSDIDGLLGATSINFSGHSCRYFGYLVSRKKYVISIDDNCLPAKDPAGMTVDAVTQHMVNLKTPATPFFFNTLYDPYRKGADFVRGYPFSLREGVECMLSCGLWLHNADYDPMTHVVKRNQRNTNYVDAVMTVPLGAMFPVSGINVAFNREVLGPVMFPGLRIRKEGKHRWDTLEDIWNGLCAKVICDSLGYGVKTGLPYVMRSDAEAGKALESLKEWEGVKVMDDVLPFFESLKLSRTAVTVDDCIKELAGIVRQKLAPKNAIFSKAADAMEEWTKLWKSHGAQNA, encoded by the exons ATGCGCACCGCCCCCACCCTGCTCGCCCTCACCCTCGACGCCGCGCTCCTCCGCATCGCCACCCTCCGCGACCTCTCCCGCCTCCCCGACCACATCCTCGTCGACCTCTTCCGC AGAACCCTTAGTGCTGGTAAGCTGACAGAGAAAGtcctcaagctatttctggcAACCGACTGTGAGGAGATCATCTTGCTTGTTCAGCTCCTCAACATTAAGCAGCCACTTATACCGGTCCTTCCCACGAGTATGCCACTTATCT TTCAGGACAGCGAGGTTGACATTGTGATTGCAGCACTCCAGCCCAACCTGACCTCTTTCTTTCAGGCGTGGCAGCCATTTTTCTCCCGGTTCGACATCATTGTTGTCAAAGATCCAGAGTTGGCAGCAGATCTTCAGATCCCTTCAGGCTTTAATGTCAAGGTTTACACAAAGTCTGACATTGATGGACTGCTTGGTGCAACATCCATCAACTTCTCTGGCCATTCATGCCGTTACTTTGGGTACCTTGTCTCACGCAAGAAGTATGTCATCTCAATTGACGACAATTGCCTCCCAGCAAAGGACCCTGCTGGCATGACTGTTGATGCTGTCACGCAGCACATGGTCAATCTGAAGACACCCGCtacacctttcttcttcaacacaCTGTACGACCCATACCGCAAGGGTGCTGACTTTGTCCGTGGATACCCATTCAGCCTGCGTGAGGGGGTCGAATGCATGCTCTCGTGTGGTCTGTGGCTGCACAATGCAGACTATGACCCAATGACGCATGTCGTGAAGCGGAACCAACGCAACACAAACTATGTGGATGCTGTGATGACAGTTCCACTCGGTGCGATGTTCCCTGTGAGCGGGATAAATGTTGCATTCAACCGCGAGGTTCTGGGGCCCGTGATGTTCCCTGGCCTCCGGATTCGCAAGGAAGGGAAGCACAGGTGGGACACCCTTGAAGACATATGGAACGGCCTGTGTGCTAAGGTGATCTGCGACAGCTTGGGCTACGGCGTGAAGACCGGGCTGCCTTATGTGATGAGAAGTGATGCAGAGGCAGGCAAGGCCTTGGAGAGCCTGAAAGAGTGGGAAGGGGTGAAAGTGATGGACGACGTCCTTCCCTTCTTCGAGTCGCTCAAGCTTTCGAGGACCGCAGTTACTGTCGATGATTGCATTAAGGAGCTAGCCGGCATTGTGAGGCAGAAGCTGGCGCCGAAGAATGCAATCTTCTCCAAAGCCGCCGATGCCATGGAGGAATGGACCAAGCTCTGGAAATCTCATGGAGCTCAGAACGCCTAA
- the LOC123428052 gene encoding probable inactive UDP-arabinopyranose mutase 2 isoform X1: protein MSLEVQDSEVDIVIAALQPNLTSFFQAWQPFFSRFDIIVVKDPELAADLQIPSGFNVKVYTKSDIDGLLGATSINFSGHSCRYFGYLVSRKKYVISIDDNCLPAKDPAGMTVDAVTQHMVNLKTPATPFFFNTLYDPYRKGADFVRGYPFSLREGVECMLSCGLWLHNADYDPMTHVVKRNQRNTNYVDAVMTVPLGAMFPVSGINVAFNREVLGPVMFPGLRIRKEGKHRWDTLEDIWNGLCAKVICDSLGYGVKTGLPYVMRSDAEAGKALESLKEWEGVKVMDDVLPFFESLKLSRTAVTVDDCIKELAGIVRQKLAPKNAIFSKAADAMEEWTKLWKSHGAQNA from the coding sequence ATGTCTTTGGAAGTTCAGGACAGCGAGGTTGACATTGTGATTGCAGCACTCCAGCCCAACCTGACCTCTTTCTTTCAGGCGTGGCAGCCATTTTTCTCCCGGTTCGACATCATTGTTGTCAAAGATCCAGAGTTGGCAGCAGATCTTCAGATCCCTTCAGGCTTTAATGTCAAGGTTTACACAAAGTCTGACATTGATGGACTGCTTGGTGCAACATCCATCAACTTCTCTGGCCATTCATGCCGTTACTTTGGGTACCTTGTCTCACGCAAGAAGTATGTCATCTCAATTGACGACAATTGCCTCCCAGCAAAGGACCCTGCTGGCATGACTGTTGATGCTGTCACGCAGCACATGGTCAATCTGAAGACACCCGCtacacctttcttcttcaacacaCTGTACGACCCATACCGCAAGGGTGCTGACTTTGTCCGTGGATACCCATTCAGCCTGCGTGAGGGGGTCGAATGCATGCTCTCGTGTGGTCTGTGGCTGCACAATGCAGACTATGACCCAATGACGCATGTCGTGAAGCGGAACCAACGCAACACAAACTATGTGGATGCTGTGATGACAGTTCCACTCGGTGCGATGTTCCCTGTGAGCGGGATAAATGTTGCATTCAACCGCGAGGTTCTGGGGCCCGTGATGTTCCCTGGCCTCCGGATTCGCAAGGAAGGGAAGCACAGGTGGGACACCCTTGAAGACATATGGAACGGCCTGTGTGCTAAGGTGATCTGCGACAGCTTGGGCTACGGCGTGAAGACCGGGCTGCCTTATGTGATGAGAAGTGATGCAGAGGCAGGCAAGGCCTTGGAGAGCCTGAAAGAGTGGGAAGGGGTGAAAGTGATGGACGACGTCCTTCCCTTCTTCGAGTCGCTCAAGCTTTCGAGGACCGCAGTTACTGTCGATGATTGCATTAAGGAGCTAGCCGGCATTGTGAGGCAGAAGCTGGCGCCGAAGAATGCAATCTTCTCCAAAGCCGCCGATGCCATGGAGGAATGGACCAAGCTCTGGAAATCTCATGGAGCTCAGAACGCCTAA